In Odontesthes bonariensis isolate fOdoBon6 chromosome 22, fOdoBon6.hap1, whole genome shotgun sequence, one genomic interval encodes:
- the LOC142373194 gene encoding GRAM domain-containing protein 2B-like isoform X2, whose translation MVLMTEQADAPLTPLSTTEQLPCKDSRGKSSTSEVDNGGERRQRRRGRTPADLRLPLDTESDPSESRKKPAGMRLKPAEQLSPMLSLSDIESKFDRKKSQPNHISKTNAQYHKLFKEVSKDELLKQSYTCALHRDMLYQGKIFVSDNWICFHSKVFGRDTKISIPVTSVKFIKKTKTALLVPNALVIETTNDQHVFVSFLSRNTTFKLLTSICLHLEVDKTCSSPVASSCENSFRASCPSSLPLDFSGDFSDFDGVVQRRRQDIMESSSSGSQTPDYDKISDFTRLPDSFLSTTKSREVSVHADIHLQTSSQKHGTALNNGSANRGPAQKDRTSQPKSLHLILVIYLFLVGVLVLSSCYMAFKIVALEHRLNSMLSMGERIRNENIGSQKSQDEVNAEIYGELSTNLFKLEKIQRNLQKLLEET comes from the exons ATGGTGCTGATGACCGAGCAGGCGGACGCGCCTCTGACCCCGTTATCCACCACAGAACAACTTCCCTGCAAGGACTCCCGTGGGAAAAGCTCAAC GTCTGAGGTTGACAATGGAGGtgagaggagacagaggaggcgTGGACGGACACCTGCAGACCTCCGGCTCCCACTGGACACAGAGTCAGACCCTTCAGAGAGCAGGAAGAAACCAGCCGGCATGAG ACTAAAACCTGCGGAGCAACTTTCACCAATGCTGAGTCTAAGCGATATCGAATCGAAGTTCGACAGGAAGAAATCGCAACCCAACCAC ATATCGAAGACGAATGCCCAGTATCACAAGTTATTCAAGGAAGTCAGCAAAGATGAGTTACTCAAACAAA GTTACACCTGCGCCCTGCACAGAGACATGTTGTATCAGGGTAAAATATTCGTCTCTGATAACTGGATCTGCTTCCACTCCAAAGTCTTTGGCAGAGATACCAAG ATTTCAATCCCGGTGACGTCTGTGAAATTCATCAAAAAAACCAAAACTGCGTTATTGGTGCCAAACGCCCTCGTGATCGAAACTACAAACGATCAG CACGTGTTTGTGTCGTTCCTCTCTCGAAACACCACCTTCAAACTTCTGACATCCATCTGTCTTCATCTGGAG GTGGATAAGACTTGTAGCAGCCCTGTTGCTTCCTCCTGTGAAAACAGCTTCAGAGCTAGCTGCCCGTCGTCGCTTCCTCTG GACTTTTCTGGAGATTTCTCTGACTTTGATGGAGTCGTTCAGCGTAGACGGCAGGACATAATGGAGAGCAGCAGCTCTGGGTCTCAGACTCCAGATTATGACAAAATAAGTG actTCACTCGACTCCCAGACTCGTTTCTTAGCACCACGAAGAGCAGAGAGGTTTCAGTCCATGCAGACATTCACCTCCAGACCTCGAGCCAAAAACATGGAACCGCCCTCAATAATG gcTCAGCCAACCGTGGACCcgcacagaaagacagaacttCACAGCCAAAGTCCTTACACCTCATACTTGTCATCTATCTATTTTT AGTCGGCGTTCTTGTCTTGTCCTCTTGTTACATGGCGTTCAAGATTGTGGCTCTTGAGCATCGTTTGAACTCCATGTTGTCAATGGGAGAACGCATTCGTAATGA AAATATTGGTAGCCAAAAGTCGCAAGATGAAGTGAACGCTGAGATCTACGGGGAACTGTCTACCAATCTGTTCAAGCTGGAGAag ATTCAAAGAAATCTCCAGAAGCTCCTCGAAGAGACTTAA
- the LOC142373194 gene encoding GRAM domain-containing protein 2B-like isoform X1 encodes MHMNPHQPEGLFSVAPRPDVKLPIKTTTCKSSMAKKQVKTRSRSEVDNGGERRQRRRGRTPADLRLPLDTESDPSESRKKPAGMRLKPAEQLSPMLSLSDIESKFDRKKSQPNHISKTNAQYHKLFKEVSKDELLKQSYTCALHRDMLYQGKIFVSDNWICFHSKVFGRDTKISIPVTSVKFIKKTKTALLVPNALVIETTNDQHVFVSFLSRNTTFKLLTSICLHLEVDKTCSSPVASSCENSFRASCPSSLPLDFSGDFSDFDGVVQRRRQDIMESSSSGSQTPDYDKISDFTRLPDSFLSTTKSREVSVHADIHLQTSSQKHGTALNNGSANRGPAQKDRTSQPKSLHLILVIYLFLVGVLVLSSCYMAFKIVALEHRLNSMLSMGERIRNENIGSQKSQDEVNAEIYGELSTNLFKLEKIQRNLQKLLEET; translated from the exons ATGCACATGAATCCACATCAGCCAGAGGGCCTTTTCTCTGTTGCCCCACGGCCAGATGTTAAATTACCcattaaaacaacaacttgtaaAAGCAGTATGGCAAAGAAGCAAGTGAAAACCCGCAGCAG GTCTGAGGTTGACAATGGAGGtgagaggagacagaggaggcgTGGACGGACACCTGCAGACCTCCGGCTCCCACTGGACACAGAGTCAGACCCTTCAGAGAGCAGGAAGAAACCAGCCGGCATGAG ACTAAAACCTGCGGAGCAACTTTCACCAATGCTGAGTCTAAGCGATATCGAATCGAAGTTCGACAGGAAGAAATCGCAACCCAACCAC ATATCGAAGACGAATGCCCAGTATCACAAGTTATTCAAGGAAGTCAGCAAAGATGAGTTACTCAAACAAA GTTACACCTGCGCCCTGCACAGAGACATGTTGTATCAGGGTAAAATATTCGTCTCTGATAACTGGATCTGCTTCCACTCCAAAGTCTTTGGCAGAGATACCAAG ATTTCAATCCCGGTGACGTCTGTGAAATTCATCAAAAAAACCAAAACTGCGTTATTGGTGCCAAACGCCCTCGTGATCGAAACTACAAACGATCAG CACGTGTTTGTGTCGTTCCTCTCTCGAAACACCACCTTCAAACTTCTGACATCCATCTGTCTTCATCTGGAG GTGGATAAGACTTGTAGCAGCCCTGTTGCTTCCTCCTGTGAAAACAGCTTCAGAGCTAGCTGCCCGTCGTCGCTTCCTCTG GACTTTTCTGGAGATTTCTCTGACTTTGATGGAGTCGTTCAGCGTAGACGGCAGGACATAATGGAGAGCAGCAGCTCTGGGTCTCAGACTCCAGATTATGACAAAATAAGTG actTCACTCGACTCCCAGACTCGTTTCTTAGCACCACGAAGAGCAGAGAGGTTTCAGTCCATGCAGACATTCACCTCCAGACCTCGAGCCAAAAACATGGAACCGCCCTCAATAATG gcTCAGCCAACCGTGGACCcgcacagaaagacagaacttCACAGCCAAAGTCCTTACACCTCATACTTGTCATCTATCTATTTTT AGTCGGCGTTCTTGTCTTGTCCTCTTGTTACATGGCGTTCAAGATTGTGGCTCTTGAGCATCGTTTGAACTCCATGTTGTCAATGGGAGAACGCATTCGTAATGA AAATATTGGTAGCCAAAAGTCGCAAGATGAAGTGAACGCTGAGATCTACGGGGAACTGTCTACCAATCTGTTCAAGCTGGAGAag ATTCAAAGAAATCTCCAGAAGCTCCTCGAAGAGACTTAA
- the LOC142372390 gene encoding zinc finger protein 703-like has translation MKYPPTGSPADRVCQRIELSEDSKNSRPGAAVSLLTPLDPLRQAKRLPIRVIKMLTAHTGHLLHPEYLQPLTSAPVSIELDAKKSPLALLAQTCSQIGKPDPPSSSKLGSSCSQSDKEPSSRSSASSLKLGEHRPSPEDKSSFKPYNKGSGEGRRDGVTSSSGSDKVGFRVPSSNNVTTNGNSTSGQQSYSPHAASPSSRGSSTPPGHAQQQQQQHHKHSHSPGGQPTSQSQTPSGEPAHEHGSPTSTASSNNNNPKKDADVNKARSDSPHHANSSHVRASTNCSNSSSDGGSNHDGGKAEPTQPSHGPGHITPISPYKTSQPLFSLPSSNMGYHGSVMGGYAGYPSQFVPGLDPSKPSLGVGGMGGKHPSSSPLTGASPPSFMQGLCRDPYCLSYPSVSHLGGGNCNSCIHDPSSALKSSFPLVYPSHPLHSLHQSSLSSSVTSSLSHPLYTYGFMLPNDPLPHACNWVSAGGPCDKRFATSDELLAHLRTHTALPVGMDSKLLSGSSSGPASCHLHLPHQSSQGAMPGSLSLRAPHSLGLARYHPYSKVHLPSGPSSISLHSLPTTGPYYPHYALYSQRLGSAAALGYQ, from the exons ATGAAATATCCTCCTACAGGATCTCCTGCGGATCGAGTTTGTCAGCGGATCGAGCTCAGTGAGGACTCTAAAAATTCCCGTCCCGGTGCCGCGGTCTCTTTGTTGACCCCTCTGGACCCACTTCGGCAGGCAAAGCGGCTTCCTATCCGAGTTATCAAGATGTTGACTGCGCACACTGGGCACTTGCTACACCCGGAATATTTACAGCCTCTAACCTCCGCACCAGTGAGCATCGAG CTGGATGCTAAGAAGAGTCCCCTGGCCTTGCTGGCTCAGACATGCTCTCAGATTGGTAAACCCGACCCTCCATCCTCCTCCAAGTTGGGCTCCTCCTGCAGCCAAAGTGACAAGGAGCCCAGCAGTCGGTCGTCCGCTTCCAGCCTAAAGCTGGGGGAGCACCGCCCTTCCCCGGAGGACAAATCCAGCTTCAAGCCCTACAACAAAGGCAGTGGAGAGGGTCGCAGAGATGGAGTCACCAGCAGCTCCGGAAGTGATAAAGTGGGGTTCAGGGTACCCAGCAGCAACAATGTCACCACTAATGGAAATTCGACCAGCGGCCAGCAGTCCTACTCGCCCCACGCTGCTTCGCCCAGCTCCAGAGGCAGCAGCACCCCTCCAGGACacgctcagcagcagcagcagcagcaccacaaACACAGCCATTCTCCTGGTGGACAGCCCACATCGCAGTCCCAGACCCCCAGTGGTGAACCTGCACATGAGCACGGCAGTCCCACCAGCACGGCCAGCAGCAATAATAACAATCCCAAAAAAGACGCTGACGTGAACAAGGCCAGGTCGGACAGTCCGCACCACGCAAACTCCAGCCACGTACGGGccagcacaaactgcagcaacaGCAGCTCTGACGGTGGCTCCAACCACGATGGAGGTAAAGCTGAGCCCACCCAGCCGAGCCACGGCCCCGGACACATTACACCCATCTCTCCTTATAAGACCAGCCAGCCGCTCTTCTCCCTGCCTTCCTCTAATATGGGCTACCACGGGTCTGTCATGGGGGGCTATGCGGGCTACCCATCCCAGTTTGTTCCAGGTTTGGACCCGTCTAAGCCGAGCCTCGGCGTGGGGGGCATGGGAGGGAAACATCCGAGCTCCAGCCCTCTCACGGGCGCCTCTCCTCCCTCCTTCATGCAGGGTTTATGCAGGGATCCATACTGTCTGAGCTACCCAAGTGTGTCCCATCTCGGCGGAGGCAACTGCAACTCCTGCATCCACGACCCGTCCTCCGCCCTCAAATCCAGCTTCCCACTGGTGTACCCCTCCCATCCACTTCACTCCCTCCACCAAAGCTCCCTGTCGTCCAGCGTAACCTCATCCCTCTCTCACCCGCTGTACACGTACGGCTTCATGCTCCCCAACGACCCCCTGCCTCACGCCTGCAACTGGGTGTCTGCCGGAGGGCCGTGCGACAAGCGCTTCGCCACCTCAGATGAACTCCTGGCCCACCTCCGCACCCACACGGCTCTCCCTGTAGGGATGGACAGTAAGCTGCTTTCCGGTTCCTCCTCTGGACCTGCCTCCTGCCACCTTCACCTCCCACACCAGAGCAGCCAAGGCGCCATGCCTGGCTCTCTGTCTCTCAGGGCTCCCCACAGCCTGGGTTTAGCTCGCTATCATCCCTACAGCAAGGTCCATCTCCCTTCTGGACCCTCCTCCATCTCCCTGCACTCTCTGCCCACCACAGGTCCATACTACCCCCACTATGCTCTCTACAGTCAAAGACTTGGATCTGCAGCCGCTCTTGGATATCAGTAA